A part of Myxococcus landrumus genomic DNA contains:
- the alaS gene encoding alanine--tRNA ligase — MPSALTASEIREAFLKFFEERAHRRVPSSSLVPANDPTLLFTNAGMVQFKDVFTGRERRDYSRATTSQKCVRAGGKHNDLDNVGYTARHHTFFEMLGNFSFGDYFKADAIAYGWEFVTKTLGLSKDRLAITVFNGEDGIPWDEEAFELWVKQGVSRDRIYKLGKKDNFWAMGDTGPCGPCSEIHYHQGDDIPCVEEAAGNKCLGVACDCDRWLEIWNLVFMQFERKEKDAPLIPLPKPSIDTGAGLERIASVVQGKRSNYDTDLFQEIIARVVEVSGKPYSQETGASHRVIADHSRTAAFLIADGVQPSNEGRGYVLRRIMRRAIRHGTLLDLDQLFFFKVVDRVIELMGDAFPELRESRPFILKVAEHEEESFRRTLNRGMKMIEDSVSQLKQAGAKLMSGPDVFLLHGTYGFPWDLTQIILKEHGLDADIPGFEEELKKEAARGKGGELNKEKAIGDVYLKLLEKLGPTEFLGYEGEGHEGEGSIRALIRDGAEVVQASKGDTVELVMDRTPFYGESGGQQGDTGDIVGHGGKAVAKVQDAQRPVQGLIVHTVEIAEGTFKVGDMVQAAVNVERRKAIRANHSATHLLHKALKLVLGEHVKQAGSVVAPDLLRFDFSHFGPMTTEETEKVEDLVNGWIRDNAAAQTRVMALEDAKKSGAVAMFGEKYGETVRVVTVHPESTELCGGTHVRRSGDIGLFKVTSESGVASGVRRIIALTGVGALQFVREQEHELRKVAELLKTSPKDVAKRVESTQKRVKELERKVEEVSVKAQTAGSKDLLEQARDINGMKVLATRVDPADDKVFRGMADQLRDRIHSGVVAIGGEKDGRAIILVALTKDVVAKGISAGDLVREMAKEVGGKGGGKADMAQAGGPDASKLPAALDKLYELVKGAGAA; from the coding sequence ATGCCTTCCGCCCTCACCGCCTCCGAGATTCGCGAGGCGTTCCTCAAGTTCTTCGAGGAGCGTGCGCACCGCCGCGTCCCCTCCTCTTCGCTGGTGCCCGCCAACGACCCGACCCTGCTGTTCACCAACGCAGGCATGGTGCAGTTCAAGGACGTCTTCACCGGCCGGGAGCGCCGCGACTACAGCCGCGCCACCACCTCCCAGAAGTGCGTGCGCGCCGGTGGCAAGCACAACGACCTCGACAACGTGGGCTACACGGCGCGCCACCACACGTTCTTCGAGATGCTCGGCAACTTCTCCTTCGGTGACTACTTCAAGGCGGACGCGATTGCGTACGGCTGGGAGTTCGTCACGAAGACGCTGGGGCTGTCGAAGGACCGGCTGGCCATCACCGTGTTCAACGGCGAGGACGGCATCCCCTGGGATGAGGAAGCGTTCGAGCTGTGGGTAAAGCAGGGCGTGTCCCGCGACCGCATCTACAAGCTCGGCAAGAAGGACAACTTCTGGGCGATGGGCGACACGGGCCCGTGCGGCCCCTGCTCCGAAATCCACTATCACCAGGGCGACGACATCCCCTGTGTCGAAGAGGCCGCGGGCAACAAGTGTCTGGGCGTCGCGTGTGATTGCGACCGGTGGCTGGAAATCTGGAACCTCGTGTTCATGCAGTTCGAGCGCAAGGAGAAGGACGCGCCGCTGATTCCGCTGCCCAAGCCGTCCATCGACACGGGCGCGGGCCTGGAGCGCATCGCCTCCGTCGTGCAGGGCAAGCGCTCCAACTACGACACGGACCTGTTCCAGGAGATCATCGCCCGCGTCGTCGAGGTCTCCGGCAAGCCGTACTCGCAGGAGACGGGTGCTTCCCACCGCGTCATCGCGGACCACAGCCGCACGGCGGCGTTCCTCATCGCGGATGGCGTGCAGCCCTCCAACGAGGGGCGAGGCTACGTCCTGCGCCGCATCATGCGCCGCGCGATTCGGCACGGCACGCTGCTGGACCTGGACCAGCTCTTCTTCTTCAAGGTCGTGGACCGGGTCATCGAGCTGATGGGTGACGCGTTCCCCGAGCTGCGGGAGAGCCGGCCCTTCATCCTCAAGGTCGCGGAGCACGAGGAGGAGAGCTTCCGGCGCACGCTCAACCGCGGCATGAAGATGATTGAGGACAGCGTCTCCCAGCTGAAGCAGGCGGGCGCGAAGCTCATGTCCGGCCCGGATGTGTTCCTGCTCCACGGCACCTACGGCTTCCCGTGGGACTTGACGCAGATCATCCTGAAGGAGCACGGGCTCGACGCGGACATCCCTGGCTTCGAGGAGGAGCTGAAGAAGGAGGCCGCGCGCGGCAAGGGCGGCGAGCTCAACAAGGAGAAGGCCATCGGGGACGTCTACCTCAAGCTGCTGGAGAAGCTCGGGCCCACCGAGTTCCTCGGCTACGAGGGTGAAGGCCACGAGGGCGAGGGCAGCATCCGCGCGCTGATTCGCGACGGCGCCGAGGTGGTCCAGGCGTCCAAGGGCGACACGGTGGAGCTGGTGATGGACCGGACGCCCTTCTACGGCGAGTCCGGCGGACAGCAGGGCGACACGGGCGACATCGTGGGCCACGGCGGCAAGGCGGTCGCGAAGGTCCAGGACGCGCAGCGGCCGGTGCAGGGGCTCATCGTCCACACGGTGGAGATCGCCGAGGGCACCTTCAAGGTCGGCGACATGGTGCAGGCGGCGGTGAACGTGGAGCGCCGCAAGGCCATCCGCGCGAACCACTCCGCGACGCACCTGTTGCACAAGGCGCTCAAGCTGGTGCTGGGCGAGCACGTGAAGCAGGCGGGCTCCGTGGTGGCGCCGGACCTGCTGCGCTTCGACTTCTCGCACTTCGGCCCGATGACGACCGAGGAGACGGAGAAGGTCGAGGACCTGGTCAACGGCTGGATTCGCGACAACGCGGCGGCGCAGACGCGCGTCATGGCGCTCGAGGACGCGAAGAAGTCCGGCGCGGTGGCGATGTTCGGTGAGAAGTACGGTGAGACGGTGCGCGTCGTCACCGTGCATCCGGAGTCCACCGAGCTGTGCGGCGGCACGCACGTGCGGCGCAGCGGCGACATCGGCCTGTTCAAGGTGACGAGCGAGAGTGGTGTCGCGTCCGGCGTGCGCCGCATCATCGCGCTCACGGGCGTGGGCGCGCTCCAGTTCGTGCGCGAGCAGGAGCATGAGCTGCGCAAGGTGGCCGAGCTCCTGAAGACGTCCCCCAAGGACGTGGCCAAGCGCGTGGAGTCGACGCAGAAGCGCGTGAAGGAGCTCGAGCGCAAGGTCGAGGAGGTCTCCGTCAAGGCGCAGACGGCGGGCAGCAAGGACCTGCTGGAGCAGGCGCGCGACATCAACGGCATGAAGGTGCTGGCGACGCGCGTGGACCCGGCGGACGACAAGGTGTTCCGCGGCATGGCGGACCAGCTCCGGGACCGCATCCACTCGGGCGTGGTGGCCATCGGCGGCGAGAAGGACGGCCGCGCCATCATCCTCGTGGCGTTGACGAAGGACGTGGTGGCCAAGGGCATCAGCGCCGGTGACCTGGTGCGGGAGATGGCCAAGGAAGTCGGCGGCAAGGGTGGCGGCAAGGCGGACATGGCGCAGGCCGGTGGTCCGGACGCGTCGAAGCTGCCCGCGGCGCTGGACAAGCTGTACGAGCTGGTGAAGGGAGCGGGCGCCGCGTGA
- a CDS encoding bifunctional riboflavin kinase/FAD synthetase has protein sequence MKVFHSVAEAGRALIGRALALGNFDGVHVGHQALFAEARRHAPPAAFTFNPHPGKVLQPDLAPKLITLLPRRLELLASLGLEATVVQSFSRDYARTVPADFEATLFDALGVAHVVVGSDFTYGAARAGTVDTLREAAGRRGAKVHVVAPVTVDGVVASSSRVREYILEGRVSAACRLLGRPFDLDGMVVAGAGRGRTIGFPTANVDTQNELRPAPGVYAIRVRLVGGESVGTWYGGAANIGIKPTFGGTEVTIEAHLLDFAGDLYGRELRVEFLERLRPEQRFGSVAELTGQIKRDVEAARTVIARTGA, from the coding sequence ATGAAGGTCTTCCACTCGGTGGCCGAGGCGGGCCGGGCGCTGATCGGCCGGGCGCTCGCTCTGGGCAACTTCGACGGCGTTCACGTGGGCCACCAGGCCCTCTTCGCGGAGGCACGCCGGCACGCGCCCCCCGCGGCGTTTACCTTCAACCCCCACCCGGGCAAGGTGCTCCAGCCGGACCTGGCGCCCAAGCTCATCACCCTCCTGCCTCGGCGTCTGGAGCTGCTCGCCAGCCTGGGCCTGGAGGCCACGGTGGTGCAGTCGTTCTCGCGCGACTACGCCCGGACGGTGCCCGCGGACTTCGAGGCCACGCTGTTCGACGCGCTGGGCGTCGCGCACGTGGTGGTGGGCAGCGACTTCACCTACGGCGCCGCGCGTGCCGGCACCGTGGACACGCTGCGCGAGGCGGCGGGCCGGCGGGGCGCCAAGGTCCATGTGGTCGCCCCCGTCACGGTGGATGGGGTGGTGGCCTCGTCCTCGAGGGTGCGCGAGTACATCCTGGAGGGGCGCGTGTCCGCCGCGTGCCGGCTGTTGGGCCGCCCCTTCGATTTGGACGGCATGGTGGTCGCGGGCGCGGGGCGGGGGAGGACCATCGGCTTTCCCACCGCGAACGTGGACACGCAGAACGAGCTGCGTCCCGCCCCGGGCGTGTACGCCATCCGCGTGCGCCTCGTGGGTGGCGAGTCCGTGGGGACCTGGTACGGCGGCGCCGCCAACATTGGCATCAAGCCCACCTTTGGTGGCACCGAGGTCACCATCGAGGCGCACCTGCTGGACTTCGCCGGTGACCTCTATGGCCGCGAGCTGCGCGTGGAGTTCCTGGAGCGGCTGCGTCCCGAGCAGCGCTTCGGCTCCGTGGCGGAGCTGACGGGGCAGATCAAACGCGACGTGGAGGCGGCGCGCACGGTGATTGCGCGGACCGGGGCCTGA
- a CDS encoding diguanylate cyclase: MAEGDRKRTQEVTHRPGSGGELSGRTVLIVDDDPAHVAHVREGLAPRGYHFREAHDGPQALSAIRESRPDLILMDVEMPGLGGVEVCRIIKANSGEDGFGFIPVILMTARQAAGKVEGLELGADDYLVKPFDMLELSARVKSMLRLKVLQDTLVEKNRELDKANKELARRREELLALSRTDALTGLFNRRCFEERLTEEFARSRRYQSPLSLVMLDIDHFKRINDTFGHPFGDQVLKAVAQTARTRLREVDVLARYGGEEFIALLPETGPADALKVCERVREAIAALGVEHVSVEGKRQEVRLTASLGVATVPSADLNSAEALLRAADAGLYAAKGAGRNRVRQHVP, encoded by the coding sequence ATGGCGGAGGGAGACAGGAAGAGGACGCAGGAGGTCACCCACCGGCCGGGGTCCGGCGGGGAGCTCAGCGGCCGGACGGTGCTCATCGTCGACGACGACCCGGCGCATGTGGCGCACGTGCGGGAGGGCCTGGCGCCCCGGGGCTACCACTTCCGGGAGGCCCATGACGGGCCGCAGGCGCTGTCAGCCATCCGCGAGTCCCGCCCGGACCTCATCCTGATGGATGTGGAGATGCCGGGGCTGGGCGGCGTGGAGGTGTGCCGCATCATCAAGGCCAACTCGGGCGAGGACGGGTTCGGCTTCATCCCGGTGATTCTCATGACGGCGCGTCAGGCGGCCGGCAAGGTGGAGGGGCTGGAGCTGGGGGCGGACGACTACCTGGTGAAGCCCTTCGACATGCTGGAGCTGTCGGCCCGCGTGAAGTCGATGCTGCGGCTGAAGGTGCTGCAGGACACGCTGGTGGAGAAGAACCGGGAGCTGGACAAGGCCAACAAGGAGCTGGCGCGGCGCCGCGAGGAGCTGCTCGCGCTCAGCCGCACCGACGCGCTGACGGGTCTGTTCAACCGCCGATGCTTCGAGGAGCGGCTCACCGAGGAGTTCGCCCGCTCCCGGCGCTACCAGTCCCCCCTGTCGCTGGTGATGCTGGACATCGACCACTTCAAGCGAATCAACGACACCTTCGGGCACCCCTTCGGAGACCAGGTGCTCAAGGCCGTGGCCCAGACGGCGCGCACGCGGCTGCGCGAGGTGGACGTGCTGGCACGCTACGGCGGGGAGGAGTTCATCGCCCTCCTGCCGGAGACGGGCCCCGCGGACGCACTCAAGGTGTGCGAGCGCGTCAGGGAGGCCATCGCGGCGCTCGGGGTGGAGCACGTGAGCGTGGAGGGGAAACGGCAGGAGGTGAGGCTGACGGCGTCCCTGGGCGTGGCCACGGTGCCGTCAGCGGACCTGAACAGCGCGGAAGCGCTCCTGCGCGCGGCGGATGCCGGGCTCTATGCGGCCAAGGGAGCGGGCCGGAACCGTGTTCGGCAACACGTTCCGTGA
- a CDS encoding serine O-acetyltransferase, protein MGPDALTFYRAARRLRHLGVPLLPAWVSAVGDRLLHSHVDIDARLHASVGLGYGGVGVVVAPGVEVGEGSFLSQNVSVEPRLGEAEAPRIGRNVYVGVGAQIIGPVTVGDDAVIGAGALVTSDVPPRAVVVGDPARVVKYKPPRQH, encoded by the coding sequence ATGGGGCCGGATGCACTGACCTTCTACCGGGCCGCGCGGCGTCTGCGACACCTGGGTGTGCCCTTGCTCCCTGCCTGGGTGTCCGCCGTGGGCGACCGCCTGCTGCACAGCCATGTCGACATCGACGCGCGGCTGCATGCCTCCGTGGGCCTGGGCTACGGCGGCGTGGGCGTGGTGGTCGCGCCTGGCGTCGAGGTGGGCGAGGGCAGCTTCCTCTCGCAGAACGTGAGCGTGGAGCCTCGGCTCGGTGAGGCGGAGGCCCCTCGCATCGGCCGCAACGTCTACGTGGGCGTGGGAGCTCAAATCATCGGCCCGGTGACGGTGGGAGACGACGCGGTGATTGGCGCCGGTGCCCTGGTGACCTCGGATGTCCCTCCCAGGGCGGTGGTGGTGGGAGACCCTGCCCGGGTGGTCAAGTACAAGCCTCCGAGACAGCACTGA
- a CDS encoding cupredoxin domain-containing protein: MRPFISRIIKPWLALAATAAMVAATQQGCSKPKDTASAEAAPTVPEKRENGVRVVELSVTEKGYEPSPVSLKKGEPVKLVVTRKTDLTCATEVVMDGYDINTPLPLNEAVSISFTPKESGKLVYGCAMGKMISGVFMVD, encoded by the coding sequence ATGCGCCCCTTCATCTCCCGCATCATCAAGCCCTGGCTCGCGCTGGCGGCGACGGCCGCCATGGTGGCCGCCACGCAGCAGGGCTGCAGCAAGCCCAAGGACACGGCCTCCGCGGAAGCCGCGCCCACCGTCCCCGAGAAGCGGGAGAACGGCGTGCGCGTGGTGGAGCTGTCCGTGACGGAGAAGGGCTATGAGCCCAGCCCCGTGTCGCTCAAGAAGGGCGAGCCGGTGAAGCTGGTGGTGACGCGCAAGACGGACCTGACGTGCGCGACGGAGGTGGTGATGGACGGCTACGACATCAACACCCCGCTGCCGCTCAACGAGGCGGTGAGCATCAGCTTCACGCCGAAGGAGTCCGGAAAACTCGTCTACGGCTGCGCCATGGGGAAGATGATTTCCGGCGTATTCATGGTGGACTGA
- a CDS encoding sensor histidine kinase: MTTSTARTTAPRRRWRNFLLDTSFQLKLTAYMVGVTLVLSALLGVFLVRSAQTLMRETATAVEARSRAAEVSRELSGATLSNELLARMDDPAFEATFREKASGIDAAYEAERAEIVAQRAELEWRQRVTWWVLGAFLVGFLVVVALGTIVVTHRLAGPLLRIRRMVTDVSAGKLQPPPYGLREGDELRELFDATRSMMQKLKDQSEEDVRSLAQALEAAERSGLSGEPLAELRALESRFRARLEGAQAS; encoded by the coding sequence ATGACGACGAGCACGGCGCGGACGACGGCCCCGAGGCGGCGCTGGCGCAACTTCCTGCTGGATACGAGCTTCCAGCTCAAGTTGACCGCGTACATGGTGGGCGTGACGTTGGTGCTGTCGGCCTTGCTGGGGGTGTTCCTGGTCCGGTCGGCCCAGACGTTGATGCGCGAGACGGCGACGGCGGTGGAGGCCCGTTCGCGCGCGGCGGAGGTGAGCCGGGAGCTGTCCGGCGCCACGCTCTCCAACGAGCTGTTGGCGCGGATGGATGACCCCGCCTTCGAGGCCACCTTCCGGGAGAAGGCGAGCGGCATCGACGCGGCCTACGAAGCGGAGCGCGCCGAGATTGTCGCGCAGCGCGCGGAGCTGGAGTGGCGCCAGCGCGTGACGTGGTGGGTGCTGGGGGCCTTCCTGGTGGGCTTCCTCGTCGTGGTGGCGCTGGGCACCATCGTGGTGACGCACCGGCTGGCGGGGCCCCTGCTGCGCATCCGCCGCATGGTGACCGATGTGTCCGCGGGCAAGCTGCAACCGCCTCCGTACGGACTGCGCGAAGGCGACGAGCTGCGCGAGTTGTTCGACGCGACGCGGAGCATGATGCAGAAGCTCAAGGACCAGAGCGAAGAGGACGTGCGGAGCCTCGCGCAGGCGCTCGAGGCGGCGGAGCGTTCGGGACTCTCGGGCGAGCCTCTCGCCGAACTGCGCGCGCTCGAGTCCCGCTTCCGCGCGCGGCTGGAGGGCGCGCAAGCCTCGTGA
- a CDS encoding HEAT repeat domain-containing protein, with translation MRLPPHLLLLLLLLFTPCVSLAQGDTRIAFLGRQLQQGKDPRSRSQAALVLGATEDPEAVAPLCGGLKDPSELVRAAVAKALAKLQESSALPCLEAHKTEPDAAVKTAVQEAVSALKAYQARPPRFYIVVDGMKDLTRTLPSELVKATEARLRSRLIRRGALLAPAKESKAAAKGALKRLGVNGYRITPEVHALEGGGLRVAIVCMSYPDLSLLGQVDVKAGGAQPADLLKALVPRAVEEAAETFEWSNET, from the coding sequence ATGCGGCTACCCCCTCATCTCCTTCTCCTCCTGCTGTTGCTGTTCACGCCCTGCGTGTCCCTGGCCCAGGGGGATACCCGGATTGCGTTCCTGGGACGCCAGCTCCAGCAGGGCAAGGACCCTCGCTCGCGCTCGCAGGCGGCGCTGGTGCTGGGGGCCACCGAGGACCCGGAGGCGGTGGCCCCGCTGTGTGGCGGCCTGAAGGACCCCAGCGAGTTGGTGCGAGCGGCCGTGGCCAAGGCCCTGGCGAAGCTCCAGGAGTCCTCCGCGCTGCCGTGCCTGGAGGCGCACAAGACGGAGCCGGACGCGGCGGTGAAGACGGCCGTGCAGGAGGCGGTGAGCGCGCTGAAGGCATATCAAGCGCGTCCGCCGCGCTTCTACATCGTGGTGGATGGGATGAAGGACCTCACGCGCACGCTGCCATCGGAGCTGGTGAAGGCCACCGAGGCCCGGCTTCGCTCGCGGCTGATTCGGCGGGGCGCGTTGCTGGCGCCGGCCAAGGAGTCCAAGGCCGCGGCGAAGGGCGCGCTGAAGAGGCTGGGGGTGAACGGCTATCGAATCACCCCGGAGGTCCATGCATTGGAGGGAGGAGGCTTGCGGGTGGCCATCGTTTGCATGAGCTACCCGGACCTGTCGCTGCTAGGGCAGGTGGACGTGAAGGCCGGGGGCGCGCAGCCCGCGGACCTCCTCAAGGCACTGGTGCCCCGAGCGGTGGAGGAAGCCGCGGAAACCTTCGAGTGGAGCAACGAGACATGA
- the trmB gene encoding tRNA (guanine(46)-N(7))-methyltransferase TrmB, producing the protein MPRPRLLPDPVGLHLVEMSTPPDWDAEFGFSGPLELEIGSGAGGHALEYCRRNPHVRFVAFEWRKKYARDTLDRAAKAGLRNLRVVESDARFVVPRIFADDSLSAIHLQFPDPWWKRAHAKRAVVQPTFARLLLGKLAPGGLFDMRTDVQDRGESMLSILESVGFHNPLGSGVFHPYDPEEVPSTRERRYLTTGEPVYRARLIRPR; encoded by the coding sequence ATGCCTCGTCCTCGCCTGCTGCCAGACCCCGTTGGCCTCCACCTCGTCGAGATGTCGACACCTCCGGACTGGGACGCCGAGTTCGGCTTCTCCGGCCCGCTGGAGCTCGAAATCGGCTCCGGCGCCGGTGGCCATGCCCTGGAGTACTGCCGCCGCAACCCGCACGTGCGCTTCGTCGCCTTTGAGTGGCGCAAGAAGTACGCCCGGGACACCCTGGACCGCGCCGCCAAGGCGGGCCTGCGCAACCTGCGCGTCGTCGAGTCCGATGCCCGCTTCGTCGTCCCCCGCATCTTCGCGGACGACTCCCTCTCCGCCATCCACCTCCAGTTCCCCGACCCGTGGTGGAAGCGCGCACACGCCAAGCGCGCCGTCGTCCAGCCCACCTTCGCCAGGCTCCTGCTGGGCAAGCTCGCCCCGGGCGGCCTCTTCGACATGCGCACCGACGTCCAGGACCGGGGCGAGAGCATGCTCTCCATCCTGGAATCCGTCGGATTCCACAACCCCTTGGGTTCCGGTGTCTTCCACCCGTACGACCCGGAGGAAGTGCCGTCCACGCGGGAGCGGCGCTACCTGACGACGGGGGAGCCCGTCTACCGGGCCCGGCTCATCCGGCCGCGCTGA
- a CDS encoding helicase C-terminal domain-containing protein: MGGAAELFTRHVFLDLETTGLDPRADEIIELGCLFFENGREVDRLARLYSASRPLPLTIRRLTGLTDADLAGKPRFGSDMEELRQRLSGWTVVAHNAPFEKGFLPDLLGPIRAPVLDSCELMHYLHPELPSHSLESLLRWAGLGIRQPHRALSDCEAVYAVLVQTMERCVRDGRGEDVSDLLATLDPRAARRLGPAEGDGGAFDYEEWPLLDLLSRLAEACRAVPAPLALEAQGFLRGKPERRRAAGVAALVEPEADAPVLPVRADEVTAVLGAGGALERREEAFKSRPAQLDMAHAVARALSEGEQVAVEAGTGTGKSLAYLAPAALFAARNGRKVGVAPHTKTLQDQLLEKDLPRLHRAMGGTFGYALLKGQSNYMCRRRALEATRVAPGMGHSARAPRAYLRAYMRRSMEGDLDRLSHWFRERFPVLMGLVPAVRSEAATTLGEKCPHHHRCFYHSAVAQAREADVLVINQSLAFAWPARYPKMEHLILDEAHEVEDVATTALTVELSDLAFHRLTERLHGRDGRHGLFAELRRALFGSRREESRALMGQVEDALRRLMDEARDLGSRVTELCEPSATTAGEDPDEGAYAPELRVTEAVRALPTWAPVREGLELVRGALQALHTLLAVRVLEALPELAARMPALERELSGATTELGELATLAQELSGEAAPGRCYSATAEPRRQRWSVGAQPVDVSFHVSRDFAASKRALVLTSATLGPGTGSGTPFVLKRLGLDGRGDAPAPRLLRAPSPFQLHEQALVVLVTDAPRAHEEPFVDWAATRISGLAQTMGGRLLGLFASTRRMERVGAEARARLEPLGIEVLRQSRGHSRSLAARQERDTGTVLLGTKSFWQGVDIPGRGVGCVFIDKLPLEPALRPLVAAREEPFARSGNEYQGFLQYRLPRALLLLRQGVGRLIRSTTDRGVVIIADPGHPSYRAHLLEALDGYHVEALPWAQARLRIHAVLKQTGLTADLLSTQ; the protein is encoded by the coding sequence ATGGGCGGCGCGGCGGAGCTCTTCACGCGGCATGTCTTCCTGGACCTCGAGACGACGGGGTTGGATCCACGTGCCGACGAAATCATCGAACTGGGATGTCTGTTCTTCGAGAACGGGCGCGAGGTGGACCGCCTCGCGCGGCTGTACTCGGCATCCCGGCCATTGCCTCTCACGATTCGGCGGCTGACGGGCCTGACGGACGCGGACCTCGCGGGCAAGCCGCGCTTCGGCTCCGACATGGAGGAGCTGCGGCAGCGGCTCTCCGGGTGGACCGTGGTGGCGCACAACGCGCCGTTCGAGAAGGGCTTCCTGCCTGACTTGCTGGGACCCATCCGCGCGCCGGTGCTCGATTCGTGCGAGCTGATGCACTACCTGCACCCGGAGCTGCCCAGCCACTCGCTGGAGTCGCTCCTGCGCTGGGCGGGGCTGGGCATCCGCCAACCCCACCGCGCGCTGTCGGACTGCGAGGCGGTGTACGCCGTGCTCGTGCAGACGATGGAGCGCTGTGTGCGCGACGGGCGCGGCGAGGACGTGTCGGACCTCCTGGCCACGTTGGACCCGCGCGCGGCGCGGCGGCTGGGGCCCGCGGAGGGTGACGGCGGCGCCTTCGACTACGAGGAGTGGCCGCTCCTGGATTTGCTGTCGCGGCTGGCCGAGGCCTGTCGCGCCGTGCCCGCGCCGCTGGCGCTGGAGGCACAAGGATTCTTGCGCGGGAAACCGGAGCGGAGGCGGGCGGCGGGTGTCGCGGCCCTCGTCGAGCCGGAGGCGGATGCGCCCGTGCTGCCCGTACGCGCCGATGAGGTGACGGCGGTGCTGGGCGCTGGTGGCGCGTTGGAGCGACGCGAGGAGGCCTTCAAGAGCCGGCCCGCGCAGCTCGACATGGCTCACGCGGTGGCTCGCGCGCTGTCGGAGGGGGAGCAGGTGGCGGTGGAGGCGGGCACGGGCACGGGCAAGTCGCTCGCGTACCTGGCGCCGGCAGCCCTCTTCGCCGCGCGCAACGGGCGCAAGGTGGGCGTGGCGCCGCACACGAAGACACTGCAGGACCAGTTGCTGGAGAAGGACCTGCCCCGCCTGCATCGGGCCATGGGCGGCACGTTCGGCTACGCGCTGCTCAAGGGACAGTCGAACTACATGTGCCGGCGCCGGGCGCTGGAAGCAACGCGCGTGGCGCCCGGCATGGGGCACTCGGCGCGCGCGCCCCGGGCGTACCTGCGGGCGTACATGCGCCGCAGCATGGAGGGAGACCTGGACCGGCTGAGCCATTGGTTCCGGGAGCGCTTCCCGGTGCTGATGGGGCTGGTGCCCGCGGTGCGTTCCGAAGCCGCGACGACGCTGGGCGAGAAGTGCCCGCATCACCACCGGTGCTTCTACCACTCGGCGGTGGCGCAGGCGCGCGAGGCGGATGTGCTGGTCATCAACCAGTCGCTCGCCTTCGCCTGGCCCGCGCGCTACCCGAAGATGGAGCACCTGATTCTCGACGAGGCGCACGAGGTCGAGGACGTGGCCACCACGGCGCTCACCGTGGAGCTGTCGGACCTGGCCTTCCATCGGCTCACCGAGCGGCTACACGGGCGTGATGGACGCCATGGCCTCTTCGCCGAGCTGCGGCGCGCGCTCTTCGGCTCTCGGCGTGAGGAGTCCCGGGCGCTGATGGGTCAGGTGGAGGACGCGCTGCGCCGGCTGATGGACGAGGCGCGCGACCTGGGCTCGCGGGTGACGGAGCTGTGTGAGCCCTCGGCCACGACGGCGGGAGAGGACCCGGATGAAGGTGCGTATGCGCCCGAGCTTCGGGTGACAGAGGCGGTGCGCGCGCTTCCCACGTGGGCCCCCGTGCGTGAGGGACTCGAGTTGGTGCGCGGTGCGCTCCAGGCGCTTCACACGCTGCTCGCGGTGCGAGTGCTGGAGGCGCTCCCCGAGCTGGCCGCGAGGATGCCCGCGCTGGAGCGCGAGCTGTCGGGTGCCACCACGGAGCTGGGTGAGCTGGCGACGCTGGCGCAGGAGCTCTCGGGCGAAGCGGCGCCGGGGCGGTGCTACTCGGCGACGGCGGAGCCTCGGCGTCAGCGTTGGAGCGTGGGCGCGCAGCCCGTGGATGTGTCGTTCCATGTGTCGCGCGACTTCGCGGCGAGCAAGCGCGCGCTGGTGCTGACGTCCGCGACGCTGGGGCCTGGCACTGGGAGCGGGACACCGTTCGTGCTGAAGCGGCTGGGACTGGATGGACGCGGCGATGCACCCGCGCCCAGGCTGCTGCGGGCCCCCTCCCCTTTCCAGCTTCATGAGCAGGCGCTGGTGGTGCTCGTCACGGACGCGCCTCGGGCGCATGAAGAGCCCTTCGTGGATTGGGCCGCGACGCGCATCTCCGGCCTTGCGCAGACGATGGGTGGACGGCTGCTGGGCTTGTTCGCCTCGACTCGTCGGATGGAGCGCGTGGGCGCGGAGGCTCGGGCCCGGTTGGAGCCGCTTGGCATCGAAGTGCTCCGGCAGTCGCGCGGACACAGTCGCTCGCTGGCGGCTCGGCAGGAGCGCGACACCGGCACGGTGTTGTTGGGCACGAAGAGCTTCTGGCAGGGCGTGGATATCCCAGGCCGAGGCGTGGGCTGTGTCTTCATCGACAAGCTCCCGCTGGAGCCCGCGCTTCGCCCGCTGGTGGCGGCTCGTGAAGAGCCGTTTGCCCGCTCAGGCAACGAGTATCAGGGCTTCCTCCAGTACCGGCTGCCGAGGGCACTGCTGCTCCTGCGGCAGGGCGTGGGCCGGCTCATCCGCTCCACGACGGACCGAGGTGTCGTCATCATCGCGGACCCGGGACACCCCAGCTATCGCGCGCATCTGCTCGAAGCGCTCGACGGCTACCACGTGGAGGCCTTGCCGTGGGCCCAGGCCCGACTGCGCATCCACGCCGTCCTCAAGCAGACGGGACTCACCGCGGACCTGCTCTCGACTCAGTGA